TTGGCAGGTTTCTGAGGATAAAAGAAAACTGTTTGTTTTTAATCCGCATCAGATTAGCGTGGTTTTTTTTGATAATCAGGGTGATTATGGGTACCCGGATTCCCCCGTGTTCTTGGATTACCCGCAGGAGAAGATCGCCAATGTTTTTTGGCATTCGGACAGCTACCATTTAATCGTCCTGACCGACAGGCACGTCCAGGTAATTGAATCCAGGGCGAGGGCCTTGCCGGTTAATTTGGTGGAATTAAATAAGGAAGGGGCATCGGCATTTTATGACAGCCAAGAAAACGCGCTTTATTTTAGCGACAGCCAAAGAAGCCCCGATGGCAGTTTTTATAATAACCTGTATAAGCTGGATTTAAGCCCCAGTTTTCTTTTATTGGAAAGGTTGATGAAAAAGAAGGCAAATGGATAAGAGAGCATGCTTAAGGCGTATCTTTGAAATTATACCCGGAGGATTATCTTGGGGGATAATCATTTCGTTAATCCTGTTGTCTATTGTGCATCCGGTAGCCAGCGCGATAATAATTATTACTTTTGATTTCTATTGGATTATCCGTACGGTTTATCTGACCACTCTTTTGATTATGGCCCATCACCGGCTTTTCCGGCTTCGGGGCGAGGACTGGTTGCAGCGTTGTTTGAGTCTGCCCGAGGATAAAGGCTTCTTGCAGTTATATCAATTGGTCATATTTCCGGTTTATAATGAGGGCCTGGAGGTTTTGCGGCCGTCTTTGTCCTCTTTAAGCAGGAGCCATTATCCGAAAGAAAAGATCATCGTCGTTATGGCTTTTGAAGAACGCAATATCCACGCGCATGATAATGCTTTAGTTTTGGAAAAAGAATTTGGAGGCCGGTTCGGCGCCTATTTGTCCACCTTTCATCCTGATGGTTTAGCCGGCGATGCCCGTACCAAAGGGGCAAATGCCACCTGGAGCGCTAAAGCCGCCAGAAAGTTCATCGATAGCCGCAGGATTGCTTATGAAGATGTCGTCGTTTCCTGTTTTGATGCGGATACCTGTGTTGAACCGGAATATTTCGGCTGCCTGGCCTATCATTTCTTAACTTCCGATAAGAGGCATCAGGCAAGTTACCAGCCGATGCCGGTCTATAACAATAATATCTGGCAGGCGCCTTCCTTTGCCAGGTTAGTTGAAATCAGCAGTTCATTTTGCCAGTTGATCGAAAGCATGCGTTTGGAAAAGTTTGTTACCTTCTCCAGCCACAGCATGAGTTTTAAGACGCTGGTGGAGGTGGATTATTGGCCGACGAATATGATCTCCGATGATTCGGTGATCTATTGGAAAGGATACTTGCATTATAACGGAGATTACCGGGTGGTCCCGTTATATATTACGGTTTCCATGGATGTGGCTTACTCCAGCAATATCTGGCGGACCATTGTTGTGCAGTATAAGCAGAAGAGAAGATGGGCCTGGGGGGTGGAGAATTTTCCTTTTGTCGCAGACGGATTTATAAAAAATAAGAATATTCCGTTTTTCAATAAATTGAGGAGGTTATTCCATCTTTTAGAAAGCCATGTTACCTGGGCCGTCTGGGCGCTTATCCTGGTGGTGATCGGATACCTGCCCATGCTTTTTGGCGGGGCTTTTTTTAGCCAGATGGCCATTGCTTATAATTTACCGAAAATCACCGGGTTATTGTTCCAGTTCACTTTATTGACCAGTTTGACCTGGATATTTTTAAGCTGGACAATTTTACCGCCGCGGCCTAAAGGGGTCAGTTGGCTTAAGAATGTACTTTTGGTTTTGGAGTGGGTTTTTGTTCCGTTTATAATCTTGATTGTCGGATCCTTTCCGGCAATTGATGCCCAGAGCCGGCTGATGTTTGCCAAATATATGGAATTTAATCCTACGTTAAAAGGGGATAAGGTGTTATAATATTTTTTCACTCCGCGCTTATAAGGTATTGCGCGGGTGTGCCCTTGTGGGCAGGAGGAAAAATGGATATCAAGAAATTAATGCGAGAGATGGTGGACAGGAATGCCTCGGATCTTTTTTACCGGGCCGGAGGCACTCCTCGTCTGCGCATTGACGGCAAGATCGTTTCTATGGATACCAGGGTTTTAAGCGTAGAAGAGGTTATGTTTGCCACTGAACAACTGGCCAATACCAAGCAGTTGGAAGTTTTTAGAAACTACCTGGATGTGGATTTTGCAGTATACCTGGAGGAATTCGGCCGCCGTTTCCGGATAAGTATATTTACGCAAAGAAATTGGCCTTCAATTGTTATTCGAAATGTGCATAACACTATATCTACATTCGAAGAGCTGAACCTTCCTGCTGAAATATTTAAAAAACTCTCAATGGAAACCCGCGGCCTTGTGCTTATGACCGGAAGTATGGGCAGCGGCAAGTCCACCACGATTGCCAGCATGATCGAATATATCAATAATAACTCCAAAAAGCACATCTTAACTGCCGAGGAGCCGATTGAATTTACTTTCGAAGATAAACAGTCAATTATAAACCAGCGGGAACTGGGGGTCGATGTTACAACTTATTCTACCGCCCTGCGCGCCTTTACCTTGCAGAGCCCGGATGTGATGTTTATCGGCAATATCCGCGATTATGAAACCGTCTCTAGCGCTATAGCTGCTGCGGAGACCGGAGTTTTGGTCTTGAGTACTTTGCACACGATTAATGCTTCTCAGTCCGTGGAGAGATTGATTAACTTTTTTCCTCCACATCAGCATCAGGAGGTAAGGAATCAATTAGCCTCGCTGCTCAAAGGGGTAATTTCATTGCGCCTGGTGCCGGCCAAACACGGTATCGGAAGAGTCCCCGCTTATGAGATTATGCTTTTGACTCCCACGATCAGCCGCTTGATCCGCGAAGGGAAGATTTGGGAGATCCCCGATTTTATCGACGATGGAGCGGTATTCGGCATGCAGTCATTTACCCAGTCCTTGGTTAAATTAGTGCACGAAGGTAAAATAAGTCCAGAGGATGCCGCGCTTGCTGCGGATAGCCGCGAAGAATTTATGCTGGCTTACAAGGGGATCAAGAAATCTTAATAAAACAGTTTCCTCTTCAGCTTGGAAACTGTTTCGAAGCTAATCGGGAAATGGGGTCTAAGACACCCCGCGCTTATAAGGTATTGCGCGGGTGTGCCCCTTGCGGGCAAGGAGATAATTATGCTAGAAGAAATTAAAAGTAAGCTTAGTGAAATCGGAGTAAGGATTGAGAACCTACGAGGTTATCTTTGACGTTGCCGACAAAAAAAAGCGGATAGATATTTTATCCGGCCAGATGTCTTCTGAAGGATTCTGGAACAACACCGAACAGTCTACCAGGATAGTCAGGGAATTAAAGGATCTTAAAGCCACGGTTGAGCCATGGGAGTTAGCCAATAAAAAATACCAGGAGTTGGCCGAACTTATTCCCTTGCTTAAAGAAAATGATCAGGATCTGGTTTTAGATTTAACCAGCAATGCCACGGCCCTTGCGTCGATAATCGATAAATTGGAATTCCAGGTGCTTTTAGGCGGCAGGCTGGATAAGAATAGCACAATCTTAAGTATCAATGCCGGAGCCGGGGGCACGGAATCCTGCGATTGGGCAGGGATGCTCTTTAGGATGTACAGCCGTTTTGCGGAAAGGCATGGCTACAGCGTAAAGACAATTGATATTCTTGCCGGAGAAGAAGCGGGGATTAAAAATATAACTATTTTAATCGAAGGCCCGTATGCCTTTGGTTATTTAAAGGCAGAGCGCGGGGTGCACCGGTTAGTGCGCATTTCGCCTTTTGACGCTAATAAACGCAGGCACACCTCTTTTGCTTCCGTAGATGTGATCCCGGAAATAGAGGAAGAGCTGGATATAAAAATCGAGGAGAAAGACCTGCGTATCGATGTTTACCGGTCCAAGGGGGCCGGAGGCCAAAGCGTCAACACCACGGATTCAGCGGTGAGGATTACCCATATACCGACCGGGATCGTGGCGCAGTGCCAGAATGAGCGTTCGCAGTTTCAAAATAAACAGACGGCCTTAAAAATACTTAAGGCCCGTATTTATGAAGCCCAACAGGCGAAGAAGCAGGAAGAATTAAAACAGCAGGATGCGGATAAAAAGAAAATTGAGTGGGGCAGCCAGATCCGCTCTTATGTTTTGCATCCTTATAATTTGGTTAAAGACCACCGCACGGAGTTTGAAACCGGAGATAGTCAGAAAGTTTTAGACGGCGGCCTGGATGAATTTATCGAGGCTTTTCTTAAATATAGTGCCAATAAGTAGCTTGAGGTGTTTAAGGTGTTAGGTTTAATTAAAAAAATTATTCTGCAAAATAAACAGAATGCTATTGCCAGCAGGTTCCCTAATTTAAATATAACTTTGCATTCTGAGATGCCCAGCCCTTCGATGAATAAGATGGTTGAAGTAGCCAGGCTGGTTAATTTGGTGAATTCTTTGGAGCCTAAGATAAGCGCGCTTAGCGATGCGGCCTTGGCCGCCAAGTCCAATGAATTTAAAGAACATTTAAAAATTAAATCCGCACAATTTTCCCGGGAGCTGGAAGATTGGCATCAGTCCATGCTCAAGGTGGCTATCCCCGAAGAGAAGGAAAAATTAAAAGAAAAGTTAAAGAACAGCCGTAACAAGATCTTTGCCGATATATTGCCTGAGGCTTTTGCCGTGGTCAGGGAAGCCTCCAAGCGCACAATCGGCCTGAGGCATTTTGACGTGCAGATTGCCGGAGGGATTATCCTGCACGAAGGCCGGATCGCCGAGATGTCTACCGGAGAAGGAAAGACTTTGGTGGCTACCTTGGCGGCCTATCTCAATGCTTTATTAGGTAAAGGGGTGCATGTGGTTACCGTCAATGATTATCTTGCCCGGCGCGACCGCGAGTGGATGGGTCCGATTTATGAATTCTTGGGTTTATCCGTAGGCACTATCCAGCATGATATGAGCGATGAAGAAAGAAAGGCCGCTTATGCCTGCGATATAACTTATGGCACCAACAATGAATTTGGTTTTGATTATCTGCGCGATAATATGAAATATTCTATCCAGGAGCTGGTGCAGAGGCCTTTCTATTACGCGATCGTGGATGAGGTTGATTCGATATTAGTTGATGAGGCGCGCACCCCGTTGATTATTTCAGGCCCGGCGGAGGAGTCCACGGAAAAATATTACACTGCCAAAAAAATAGTCGAGCAATTAGATGGCCGCCGGGTTACGGAAAAAGACGAGATCGACGCAAAATATAAAGGGATCGACCTGGGCAAAGGATTTGATTATGTCGCCGATGAGAAGGCCCAGACCGTGGCCCTGACTGAAGCAGGAGAGATCAAGGCCTCCAAACTCTGGGGGCTAGATTCCCTGCATGCTTTAGAAACAATTGAATACCGGCACCATACGATCCAGGCTTTGCGGGCAAAAGAATTCTTTGAGCGCGATGTGGATTATGTAATTAAGGACGGCCAGGTAATTATCGTCGATGAATTTACGGGGCGCCTGATGCCCGGCCGGCGCTGGTCAGACGGGCTGCATCAGGCGGTTGAGTCTAAAGAAGGCTTAAAGATTGAGCGGGAGAACCAGACTTTAGCCACGATAACTTTTCAGAATTATTTCCGCATGTATGAGAAATTAGCGGGGATGACCGGCACTGCTTTTACCGAAGCCAGTGAATTTAAAAGCATTTATCAATTGGACGTGGTTGTTTTGCCCACCAACAAGGTTTTAGCGCGCAAGAACTATTCCGACCGTATTTATAAAACTGAAAAAGAAAAATTTAACGCTGTAGTCGATGAGATTGCCGAGCTGTACAATTTAGGCAAGCCCGTATTAGTCGGTACGATTACTATCGATAAATCCGAGAGGCTTTCTGAAATGCTCAAGCGCCGGGGGATTCCGCACCAGGTATTAAATGCCAAATACCATGAAATGGAAGCCCAGATTATCGCCCAGGCCGGCAGCTATAAAGCCGTAACGATTGCCACCAATATGGCCGGACGCGGCACGGACATACTTTTAGGAGGCAACCCTGAATTTATTGCCAAAAATGTGGCCAAAGAGAAATTAGATCCCCAGGATCCAAATTATCATAGCGAATATAAGAAGATACTCGAGCGTTATAAGTCCGAATCCGCTATTGAACATAATAAAGTAGTGGAATTAGGCGGGTTGCATGTTTTGGGTACAGAGCGCCATGAGGCCAGGCGGATTGATAACCAGTTGCGCGGCCGCAGCGGCCGCCAGGGGGATCCGGGTTCTTCGCGTTTTTATGTATCGTTGAAGGATGACCTTATGCGCCTGTTCGGCTCAGACAGGATTATCGGGTTGATGGATAAATTGGGCCTTGAGGAAGGCCAGGTTATCGAACACCCCTGGGTCAGCGGCTCCATTGAGATCGCCCAGCGCCGGGTTGAACAGCATAACTTTGAAATCAGGAAGCAGCTCTTAGAGTATGATAACGTAATGAATAAGCAAAGGGAGATTATTTACGGCCAGCGCCTGCAGATCCTGGAAGGTTTTTCTCTGAAAGAAAATATTATTGAAATTATTCCCAGGTTAGTGGATGATTATCTAAAAATTTACGATCAGGGGGATTCCTCTGGAGTGGATATAACCGGTTTGGTTAACTCGATAGTTTTAAATTTTGGCCTGGAGTTAGACGCGCAGGTATTTGTGAACCAGGGTAGCGAAGAATTGAAAGATAAATTAACCCAAAAGATACTTGAAGCTTATGAAAACAAAGAGAAGGCGATTGAACCGCAGCTGCTGCGTAATTTAGAACGCATGGTCTTCCTGCAGATTATCGATAGCAAATGGAAGGACCATCTTTATGCCATGGATAGCCTGCGCGAGGGCATTGGTTTGCGCGCCTATGGGCAAAGGGACCCTTTAATCGAGTATAAGCGGGAAGCCTTCGGAATGTTTAGCCAGATGATCGGGGCGATCGAAGAAGACGCGGTGCAGACTATTTTTAAATTACAGCCGGCCAAACCGGACAGGTTTCACGGTGTTTTTAGTTCTTTACCTAAAGAGCTTTCTCATCCAGAGGCAGATAAATTCCAGGCTTCTTTTCAGGAGGAAAGTGCTCCGGAATTAGCCGTCATGCCGCAGAAGCAGGCAGCTAAACCTGTTCAATCCCATCAACCTAAGGTAGGCCGTAATGACCCCTGTCCTTGCGGTTCGTCTAAGAAATATAAAAAATGTTGCGGAAAATGAGTGCTGTGATCCTGGCTGTCTTAGCCGCAGTCCTGTTGTCGCTTTCCTTCTCCAGTTTTAATCTTTGGTTATTTGGCTGGTGCGGTTTTATTCCTCTTTTTGTGGCGCTGGAAAATAAATCCCTGCGCCAGTCATTTATTGCTGCTTATCTGTGCGGAATTGTT
The nucleotide sequence above comes from Candidatus Omnitrophota bacterium. Encoded proteins:
- a CDS encoding glycosyltransferase family 2 protein, whose protein sequence is MDKRACLRRIFEIIPGGLSWGIIISLILLSIVHPVASAIIIITFDFYWIIRTVYLTTLLIMAHHRLFRLRGEDWLQRCLSLPEDKGFLQLYQLVIFPVYNEGLEVLRPSLSSLSRSHYPKEKIIVVMAFEERNIHAHDNALVLEKEFGGRFGAYLSTFHPDGLAGDARTKGANATWSAKAARKFIDSRRIAYEDVVVSCFDADTCVEPEYFGCLAYHFLTSDKRHQASYQPMPVYNNNIWQAPSFARLVEISSSFCQLIESMRLEKFVTFSSHSMSFKTLVEVDYWPTNMISDDSVIYWKGYLHYNGDYRVVPLYITVSMDVAYSSNIWRTIVVQYKQKRRWAWGVENFPFVADGFIKNKNIPFFNKLRRLFHLLESHVTWAVWALILVVIGYLPMLFGGAFFSQMAIAYNLPKITGLLFQFTLLTSLTWIFLSWTILPPRPKGVSWLKNVLLVLEWVFVPFIILIVGSFPAIDAQSRLMFAKYMEFNPTLKGDKVL
- a CDS encoding PilT/PilU family type 4a pilus ATPase — its product is MDIKKLMREMVDRNASDLFYRAGGTPRLRIDGKIVSMDTRVLSVEEVMFATEQLANTKQLEVFRNYLDVDFAVYLEEFGRRFRISIFTQRNWPSIVIRNVHNTISTFEELNLPAEIFKKLSMETRGLVLMTGSMGSGKSTTIASMIEYINNNSKKHILTAEEPIEFTFEDKQSIINQRELGVDVTTYSTALRAFTLQSPDVMFIGNIRDYETVSSAIAAAETGVLVLSTLHTINASQSVERLINFFPPHQHQEVRNQLASLLKGVISLRLVPAKHGIGRVPAYEIMLLTPTISRLIREGKIWEIPDFIDDGAVFGMQSFTQSLVKLVHEGKISPEDAALAADSREEFMLAYKGIKKS
- the prfB gene encoding peptide chain release factor 2 (programmed frameshift); this encodes MLEEIKSKLSEIGVRIENLRVIFDVADKKKRIDILSGQMSSEGFWNNTEQSTRIVRELKDLKATVEPWELANKKYQELAELIPLLKENDQDLVLDLTSNATALASIIDKLEFQVLLGGRLDKNSTILSINAGAGGTESCDWAGMLFRMYSRFAERHGYSVKTIDILAGEEAGIKNITILIEGPYAFGYLKAERGVHRLVRISPFDANKRRHTSFASVDVIPEIEEELDIKIEEKDLRIDVYRSKGAGGQSVNTTDSAVRITHIPTGIVAQCQNERSQFQNKQTALKILKARIYEAQQAKKQEELKQQDADKKKIEWGSQIRSYVLHPYNLVKDHRTEFETGDSQKVLDGGLDEFIEAFLKYSANK
- the secA gene encoding preprotein translocase subunit SecA, with product MFKVLGLIKKIILQNKQNAIASRFPNLNITLHSEMPSPSMNKMVEVARLVNLVNSLEPKISALSDAALAAKSNEFKEHLKIKSAQFSRELEDWHQSMLKVAIPEEKEKLKEKLKNSRNKIFADILPEAFAVVREASKRTIGLRHFDVQIAGGIILHEGRIAEMSTGEGKTLVATLAAYLNALLGKGVHVVTVNDYLARRDREWMGPIYEFLGLSVGTIQHDMSDEERKAAYACDITYGTNNEFGFDYLRDNMKYSIQELVQRPFYYAIVDEVDSILVDEARTPLIISGPAEESTEKYYTAKKIVEQLDGRRVTEKDEIDAKYKGIDLGKGFDYVADEKAQTVALTEAGEIKASKLWGLDSLHALETIEYRHHTIQALRAKEFFERDVDYVIKDGQVIIVDEFTGRLMPGRRWSDGLHQAVESKEGLKIERENQTLATITFQNYFRMYEKLAGMTGTAFTEASEFKSIYQLDVVVLPTNKVLARKNYSDRIYKTEKEKFNAVVDEIAELYNLGKPVLVGTITIDKSERLSEMLKRRGIPHQVLNAKYHEMEAQIIAQAGSYKAVTIATNMAGRGTDILLGGNPEFIAKNVAKEKLDPQDPNYHSEYKKILERYKSESAIEHNKVVELGGLHVLGTERHEARRIDNQLRGRSGRQGDPGSSRFYVSLKDDLMRLFGSDRIIGLMDKLGLEEGQVIEHPWVSGSIEIAQRRVEQHNFEIRKQLLEYDNVMNKQREIIYGQRLQILEGFSLKENIIEIIPRLVDDYLKIYDQGDSSGVDITGLVNSIVLNFGLELDAQVFVNQGSEELKDKLTQKILEAYENKEKAIEPQLLRNLERMVFLQIIDSKWKDHLYAMDSLREGIGLRAYGQRDPLIEYKREAFGMFSQMIGAIEEDAVQTIFKLQPAKPDRFHGVFSSLPKELSHPEADKFQASFQEESAPELAVMPQKQAAKPVQSHQPKVGRNDPCPCGSSKKYKKCCGK